The genomic stretch TACCAACAAAAGAACCAGTTATTTAACTTTATGAAGCAAAAAAATAGGCTCATGTATTCATTTGAAAAAATGGAACAACTCTTCACGAATTCTCACTCTGAGAACAGATTAAGCAAGTTATATTATTACTGAAATCATGACTAAGAGAACCTTGCTACTAAGAAAAGAACACAAATTAAGGACTATACAAAGTACAAGCCCATTTTCTCAGTTATGTGACAGTGCATAAATGAGTATAAAATCTCAATTTATAGAGTTAAAACACAATTTGTTTCCCAGGTAAAACTAAGATGACAGAGAAGAAGTTAAGTAACATTAAATCATTAACCTGTTACATTGCTGGTTTTCTTCAATTCTGACTGCCAACGTGAAACACGCTATTCCAACAATTTGAAGGCTTTTTTCAGCTTTGAAGTATCCCTTGCTCAGGAAACGGTCAAGTAGGTTGATTGCAAGAAATATTGTCTCTTGTCGAAGCTGTTTTCGATAAGAATGCTGTCCATTCAAAGCAAATTTCAACTTGAAATTTCAACTCCAAATATTCTGTGTGTGTGTGAGTCTGTGTTAGCAACATCGATAAACATTATAGACAGTGAAAAATCAAAAGCTATTTGCTCATATCCTATTGTGAAGAGAAGGAAGATTAAATTAAACTTTGTCTAAAGGAATGATAATTATTTGATGGTAATTTCAGCAATTAATTAGAATCACGATGAAAAGAGGACAATCATTGTTTTACATCTTAAATTCTAATATTAAATctaaactatttttataaaactttatGTCACTCCATAcggattttatttttaatttatgcaGGATTGTTTTTTCAATAGGGATTAAAATTTAGTTCATTGTTGTattacttatttttttcttttcttggtgACCTCTTTCTACATTCAATTAGCTAATATGGTCAAGTATTGATTATTTTTTCTAGCCTACGGCTATCAGGAAGACAAAATGATAATAGAAtaataattgatatatttttatatgaTCATCAAGATTTTTATTTACAGTAggtccattttttttaaaaaaattttaatctaTGATTGTTCTATCTACATTTATACAGCTtgaaattaaaaagtaaaatatttCTTTGGACAACCCAAACTAACTAACTACACCTAGAacaaaagaaaaagtgaaaatacatGCACTGTATTTTATAAAGAtatgattttaatttaatcatttgacttaattatattttgaaattaattatcTATTCAATTAAAGTAATTAGTCTTTTCCTCCAGATAATTAACTAAATAGTGTGAGAATGTATAAAAAGGACTATATCAAACATTTTCTTGGAATAAAAGTGCATTGCATTCTTAACACTTCATTTTATCTCACATTCATGTATAAAATATCTAATCATATTTCTCActctcattttcttttcttttcttttctaacCTTGCAAAAGAATCCGGCGTGTCTCCAAAGACAACTGGAAGCTACTAACAATAGTATTATCACTTAGTATTATCACTCTTCTAGCATGcgctctctccctctctctttttctctcacaTGCAACAAAACTTAATAACTAACTACAGTTGCTGCTatgaataacaaataataaataaaaataacaacatgTAACATTCAAACGCAAAGCCTGACTTCAATTCTCCAAGTACACAACAAACTTGGTGTTTCAGTTTCTTAATTAACAAAACTATATGAAAGCGATTAACATTGAGAAGAAAACAATAATAACAGTTAACTAATGAATCATATGATATGATCATAATAAAACCAATACTGAATGCTAGTAATAATAAATGATAGATTAGTTGAATTTAGTTAGAGCAACATATACCTCAACAATCCAGTGAACCATTCGGCAGCGTTGCTGAAATATAAGCTCAGTAAAATCCGTGGTAGAGAAATATCTCTCAGCATAATTCCACATGAAAACTTGTTTCCGCTCCCTCTTTCTAAGCATCTGGTAACTGTCTTCATCATCCAAATCTTCAAACCTTGAAAACTAAAATCAAACACATCCAAAATAAAAAATCCGAAAacagaaatataaaataaaacagaatAAGCATATTATTGACAGTAGAATCTGTAGTAAGTAAATTTAAACTCAGAAATCAATAAAAGTAAACGTACATTGCATTGAAGAGAAGCATCTCCTTCAACACGTGAAGTATTGTTAACAGAATAACCTAACGTCATGAATTCCTCTCGGTATTGAAGGAGCAACGAATAAGTGTGTGAAGGTGTTTCACCAACGGATCCCTGTGAAAACTCGCTACCAGATTCAAACAGAGACTGACTACAGTCCGAGCATTCACCAAACATCTCGGAGTGAAGATCAGAGAACGTAGTTCCCTGACTTGAACAATACTCTGATTCATCTTCGTAGTAAGAACATTGCAATTGCTCAGAGCAAGCTAGATCGGAATCGTAACCTGAATTATCCGGAAATTGCTTCATAATCGATTGCGCTTTCAAATCCGTGCCGTTCTCATCTATACACGAGGTTTCTCGAGCACCAGAACTAACAGAAATGACATCATTTCGCGTTATATTCAAATTTCCGTTACTCGATTTTGAATTCTCAGCACAAGTAACTTCCGAAACTTCATCATTCTCTTTCCCACCGTTGAACTTCAAAATCAAGCTCCTACTCCGTTCACGAACTCCAGAATTAGAATCCACACACGAAGTCTCAGAAACTTCCACTTGATTTTCACTCCGCTTCTCAAATCTCGGATTTCTCAACAAACTCACACATTCCTCCTTCCGAACACAATCAATTTCGCTTGAAATTTCATTTCTAGAACGCTTACTGGACAAAACAGCAGAAATCCTGCTCGAATTGCACGAAACTTCACCGCCGGCGAAATCAGAGCCGGAACTCGAATCCACAGAAATAACTGACACATTCCGATTCTCGCCATTCACTTTGAATCTCGGTGAAGCAATTAGCACCGGCGAGATCTgacgtcttctccggcgaggaaTCTTCGACCGGAGCT from Vicia villosa cultivar HV-30 ecotype Madison, WI linkage group LG4, Vvil1.0, whole genome shotgun sequence encodes the following:
- the LOC131598314 gene encoding cyclin-SDS, with amino-acid sequence MMRSSKRKLQHEAPLHAVSKKLRSKIPRRRRRQISPVLIASPRFKVNGENRNVSVISVDSSSGSDFAGGEVSCNSSRISAVLSSKRSRNEISSEIDCVRKEECVSLLRNPRFEKRSENQVEVSETSCVDSNSGVRERSRSLILKFNGGKENDEVSEVTCAENSKSSNGNLNITRNDVISVSSGARETSCIDENGTDLKAQSIMKQFPDNSGYDSDLACSEQLQCSYYEDESEYCSSQGTTFSDLHSEMFGECSDCSQSLFESGSEFSQGSVGETPSHTYSLLLQYREEFMTLGYSVNNTSRVEGDASLQCNFSRFEDLDDEDSYQMLRKRERKQVFMWNYAERYFSTTDFTELIFQQRCRMVHWIVEHSYRKQLRQETIFLAINLLDRFLSKGYFKAEKSLQIVGIACFTLAVRIEENQQCNRVGQKYFYIEKSVYSRCEVVAMEWMVQEVLKFQCFHPTIYNFLWFYLKAANADAVMEKRVTCLALLALSGPDQLCYWPSTIAAALVILACLEYNENASNKVIGIHIRSKDENLHECMECLEWLLRYL